The following coding sequences are from one Apodemus sylvaticus chromosome X, mApoSyl1.1, whole genome shotgun sequence window:
- the LOC127674745 gene encoding doublesex- and mab-3-related transcription factor C1-like: protein MSLRAMEAKGKAAVPCRPSTLECNMGNKTRATPPAMEPSRRGHANHPGRGHSCGIRTQVSDHSEAMLAVGSEKRGHSAPVKRRQIRLPRTTVSRKPLKQAKKTSTKGRGRAAKENPVPQPEDLSPTSPQEERPHGSQVYRWPRARSPLPWKSVPSEQQLMGPPSTELHGAFALSSPCSNMIRLPRTTADHHHPLGPQSSRASNQASASATLECQETLEAAEALMTLKNSSWTWRQTHS, encoded by the exons CCTAAGAGCCATGGAAGCAAAAGGCAAAGCAGCTGTTCCCTGCCGCCCCTCCACCTTGGAATGTAACATGGGGAACAAAACTAGAGCAACACCGCCTGCAATGGAGCCTAGCCGCAGAGGACATGCAAATCACCCTGGCAGAGGCCACAGTTGTGGCATCAGGACCCAAGTCAG TGACCACAGCGAGGCCATGCTGGCTGTGGGTTCTGAGAAAAGGGGGCATAGTGCACCGGTAAAGAGACGCCAGATTCGACTACCAAGGACGACTGTCTCCCGCAAACCCCTCAAACAGGCCAAGAAGACCTCTACCAAGGGAAGAGGTCGCG CTGCAAAGGAGAACCCTGTGCCCCAGCCTGAAGACTTGTCTCCAACAAGCCCCCAGGAA GAGAGACCCCACGGGTCTCAAGTATATCGCTGGCCCCGAGCACGTTCACCTCTGCCCTGGAAGTCTGTGCCCTCGGAGCAGCAATTGATGGGTCCTCCTTCCACGGAGCTTCATGGGGCTTTTGCATTGTCCAGCCC ATGCTCAAATATGATCCGCCTGCCACGTACCACCGCTGATCACCACCATCCCCTGGGGCCACAG AGCTCCCGTGCCTCTAACCAGGCCTCGGCTTCTGCTACCTTAGAGTGTCAGGAAACACTGGAGGCTGCTGAGGCCCTGATGACTCTGAAGAACTCTTCTTGGACCTGGCGccagacccacagctaa